Proteins encoded within one genomic window of Brassica rapa cultivar Chiifu-401-42 chromosome A09, CAAS_Brap_v3.01, whole genome shotgun sequence:
- the LOC103837016 gene encoding DNA-directed RNA polymerases II, IV and V subunit 6A: MADDDYQDVDDLGYEDEPAEPEIEEGVEDDAEMKENDDVDGEPIEAEDKVEEEAVPRPRKTSKFMTKYERARILGTRALQISMNAPVMVELEGETDPLEIAMKELRQRKIPFTIRRYLPDGSFEEWGVDELIVEDSWKRQVGGD, from the exons ATGGCGGACGACGATTACCAAGATGTCGACGATTTggg GTATGAGGATGAGCCAGCAGAGCCGGAGATTGAA GAAGGAGTAGAGGATGATGCCGAGATGAAGGAAAATGATGATGTGGATGGTGAACCTATTGAGGCAGAGGATAAGGTGGAGGAGGAAGCTGTGCCACGTCCGCGTAAAACATCAAAGTTTATGACCAAGTATGAACGTGCTAGGATACTAGGCACTCGTGCTCTCCAGATAAG CATGAATGCACCTGTGATGGTGGAGCTGGAGGGTGAGACTGATCCACTCGAG ATAGCAATGAAGGAGCTTAGACAGCGTAAGATACCTTTCACAATCAGGCGTTACTTACCTGACGGGAG CTTTGAGGAGTGGGGAGTTGATGAACTCATTGTGGAAGATTCATGGAAACGTCAAGTTGGTGGTGATTAG